One genomic segment of Ricinus communis isolate WT05 ecotype wild-type chromosome 5, ASM1957865v1, whole genome shotgun sequence includes these proteins:
- the LOC8283273 gene encoding uncharacterized protein LOC8283273, giving the protein MSTPLDQQQQESPSIEINQQAYTAHTGHGSVGPVIAVLAVITILGVVAGMIGRLCSGRRVMGHGQYDFEGWVERKCSSCLDGRVDPPPTRPADIPVAEPVEEEGAHEDKGEEQKHEQDKQKSHASTSES; this is encoded by the coding sequence atgtcTACACCACTAGACCAACAACAACAAGAATCACCATCAATAGAAATTAACCAGCAAGCCTACACTGCCCACACTGGTCACGGGTCAGTTGGCCCCGTCATAGCAGTTCTTGCAGTGATCACTATTCTAGGAGTTGTAGCCGGCATGATTGGTCGTCTCTGTTCGGGTCGTCGGGTCATGGGTCATGGACAATATGATTTCGAAGGTTGGGTAGAGAGAAAATGCTCTTCTTGCCTCGATGGTCGGGTCGACCCACCTCCAACCCGACCTGCAGATATTCCAGTGGCAGAACcagtagaagaagaaggagcACATGAGGATAAAGGAGAAGAGCAAAAACACGAACAAGATAAACAAAAATCTCATGCAAGTACTAGTGAATCCTGA